In Paenibacillus kyungheensis, the following are encoded in one genomic region:
- a CDS encoding DUF1328 domain-containing protein, protein MLKWSVILLIIALVAGIFGFFGIVEAAASIAKVLFFIFLVLFVISLFTGRKRSF, encoded by the coding sequence ATGTTGAAATGGTCTGTTATCCTACTAATCATTGCATTAGTAGCTGGTATCTTCGGATTCTTCGGAATTGTTGAAGCTGCTGCTTCTATTGCTAAAGTATTATTCTTTATCTTCTTAGTATTGTTCGTGATCAGCTTGTTTACAGGCAGAAAACGTAGTTTCTAA
- a CDS encoding cation diffusion facilitator family transporter, whose amino-acid sequence MVDVYQNIKAGERGAWVSIISYLVLSAFKLVIGYLFLSSALKADGLNNLTDIVASLAVLIGLKISRKPPDSDHAYGHFRAETVAALIASFIMAMVGIQVLVDGVQSLFAGREESPALWTAGVAVLCAVVMYFVYRYNIKLSRQTGSQALKAAAKDNLSDAMVSIGAAVGIIGSQFGMPWLDIVAALAVGLIICKTAWEILSESMHRLTDGFDEKELPGLRQTIESIDGVEHIKDIKARVNGSQTLLDVVIEVQPDLTIIESHDITDEIEAKMELVHNIRYVHVHVEPKTIK is encoded by the coding sequence ATGGTTGATGTATATCAAAATATTAAGGCAGGGGAACGCGGAGCATGGGTTAGCATTATTAGCTATCTGGTATTGTCTGCTTTCAAATTAGTTATTGGTTATCTTTTTTTATCAAGTGCACTCAAAGCCGATGGGCTTAACAACTTAACAGATATTGTAGCTTCATTAGCTGTGCTAATCGGGTTGAAAATTTCGAGAAAACCGCCTGATTCTGATCATGCGTATGGACATTTCCGCGCAGAGACGGTTGCCGCATTAATTGCTTCTTTTATTATGGCGATGGTAGGCATACAGGTGCTCGTAGATGGTGTACAATCCCTGTTCGCAGGACGGGAAGAATCTCCGGCTTTATGGACAGCAGGTGTAGCTGTACTATGCGCTGTAGTGATGTATTTCGTATATCGCTATAATATTAAGCTTTCAAGACAAACAGGCAGTCAAGCGCTCAAAGCGGCGGCTAAAGACAATCTATCTGATGCGATGGTAAGTATAGGAGCAGCAGTGGGGATTATCGGTTCTCAATTTGGTATGCCGTGGTTAGATATTGTAGCCGCTCTTGCTGTCGGATTAATTATTTGCAAAACTGCATGGGAAATTCTAAGTGAATCAATGCATCGTTTAACCGATGGATTCGACGAAAAAGAATTACCTGGACTGCGTCAAACGATCGAATCGATTGATGGAGTTGAGCATATCAAAGATATCAAAGCTCGTGTGAATGGAAGTCAGACGTTGTTGGATGTAGTGATCGAGGTACAGCCGGATTTAACGATTATCGAAAGTCATGATATTACGGATGAGATTGAAGCCAAAATGGAATTAGTTCATAATATCCGATATGTTCATGTACATGTAGAACCAAAAACGATCAAATAA
- a CDS encoding ABC-F family ATP-binding cassette domain-containing protein: protein MINTTGVTLRYGKRALFEDVNIKFTPGNCYGLIGANGAGKSTFLKILSGEIEPNQGEVHITPGERLAILKQNQSEYDEFPVLETVMMGHKRLYDIMKEKDALYAKADFTDEDGMRAGELEAEFAEMNGWEAESEAAEMLNGLDIKTDMQSKLMKELGGNEKVRVLLAQALFGHPNILLLDEPTNHLDIDSIHWLENFLADYDGTVIVVSHDRHFLNTVCTHIADIDFGKIQMYVGNYDFWYESSQLALQLGREQNKKKEDKVKELQAFILRFSANKSKSKQATSRKKMLDKITLDDIRPSNRKYPFINFKGEREAGKQLLLVDGLTKSIDGEKVIDNLTFTVNKGDKIALVGPNGLPKTTLFQLLMGEIEPDAGTFQWGITTSQAYFPNDNSAYFDGVEDTLVDWLRQYSKDPDESFLRGFLGRMLFSGDEALKKANVLSGGEKVRCMLSRMMLMGGNVLLLDEPTNHLDLESITALNNGLTDFDGTIILTSHDHQFIQTIANRIIEITPTGLIDRMMSYDEYLENKEVKEMRERMYPVQV from the coding sequence ATGATCAATACAACAGGTGTCACGCTTCGCTATGGTAAGCGCGCGCTTTTTGAAGATGTTAATATCAAGTTCACACCGGGTAACTGCTATGGTCTAATCGGTGCGAATGGTGCAGGTAAATCTACATTTTTAAAAATTCTTTCTGGTGAAATCGAGCCTAACCAAGGTGAAGTCCATATTACACCGGGCGAACGTTTAGCTATTTTGAAACAGAACCAATCTGAATATGATGAATTTCCGGTGCTAGAGACTGTTATGATGGGTCACAAGCGTCTGTACGATATTATGAAAGAAAAAGATGCATTGTATGCCAAAGCTGATTTTACAGATGAAGATGGTATGCGTGCAGGCGAATTGGAAGCTGAATTCGCTGAAATGAACGGTTGGGAAGCAGAATCCGAAGCAGCAGAAATGCTAAACGGTCTGGATATCAAAACCGATATGCAATCCAAATTAATGAAAGAGCTTGGCGGTAACGAGAAAGTTCGCGTATTGCTGGCGCAAGCATTGTTCGGTCATCCGAATATCCTGTTACTGGATGAGCCTACCAACCATTTGGATATCGATTCGATTCACTGGTTAGAAAATTTCTTAGCCGATTATGATGGTACAGTTATCGTAGTCAGCCATGATCGTCACTTCTTGAATACCGTATGTACGCATATTGCCGATATCGACTTTGGTAAAATCCAAATGTATGTGGGTAACTATGATTTCTGGTACGAATCCAGTCAACTTGCTCTACAATTGGGTCGTGAACAGAATAAGAAAAAAGAAGACAAAGTCAAAGAACTACAAGCCTTTATCTTGCGTTTTAGTGCGAACAAGTCCAAGTCCAAACAAGCGACTTCTCGTAAAAAAATGCTCGACAAAATTACGCTTGATGATATTCGTCCTTCGAACCGTAAATATCCATTTATCAACTTCAAAGGTGAACGCGAAGCAGGTAAACAGTTATTGTTAGTAGATGGTTTGACGAAATCTATCGATGGCGAAAAAGTAATCGACAACTTAACATTCACAGTCAACAAAGGTGATAAAATTGCTTTGGTTGGTCCAAATGGATTACCAAAAACAACGTTATTCCAATTGTTGATGGGTGAGATTGAACCGGATGCAGGTACATTCCAATGGGGAATTACCACGTCTCAAGCTTATTTCCCGAATGATAACTCGGCTTACTTTGATGGCGTAGAAGATACATTAGTAGACTGGTTACGTCAGTATTCCAAAGATCCAGACGAATCATTCCTACGTGGTTTCTTAGGACGTATGTTGTTCTCTGGTGACGAAGCGCTGAAAAAAGCGAACGTTCTATCTGGAGGAGAAAAAGTACGTTGTATGTTGTCCCGTATGATGTTGATGGGCGGTAACGTATTGCTACTAGACGAACCTACCAATCACTTGGACTTGGAATCTATCACAGCACTCAATAACGGTTTAACTGATTTTGATGGTACGATTATTCTAACGTCTCATGACCATCAGTTTATCCAAACGATTGCAAACCGTATTATCGAAATCACACCAACAGGTCTGATCGATCGTATGATGAGCTATGATGAATACTTGGAAAACAAAGAAGTTAAAGAAATGCGTGAACGGATGTACCCTGTACAAGTATAA
- a CDS encoding MBL fold metallo-hydrolase, protein MPKIRYNNMDNVSTDKTLKQLRQWREERRLKNKDYSYVVPNHPPEMDYLHHNREDASITWVGHSTFFIQYEGLNIVTDPVWASRMGFQKRIGQPGIPIVDVPPIDIILLSHAHYDHMHISSIRQLYRSSTLIIVPQGLKAKMKRKGFARCHEMQWWETFKVGEINITFVPTQHWSRRTLLDTNTSHWGGYIIEPVHHPVSSEQAEHPTHHSIEEKVPPTIYFAGDSGYFPGFTEIGKRYKIHITLMPIGAYEPEWFMSSQHTTPEEAIRAFCDVQAETMIPMHYGTFRLADDTAREALDRLEAERQRLEIAEERIRVLAHGETLIVHGNAQSKL, encoded by the coding sequence ATGCCGAAGATTCGCTATAACAATATGGATAATGTCAGTACCGATAAGACACTCAAACAGCTACGGCAATGGCGTGAAGAACGACGACTCAAAAATAAAGACTATTCCTATGTAGTGCCTAATCATCCACCTGAGATGGATTATTTACATCATAATCGTGAAGATGCTTCGATTACATGGGTAGGGCATTCTACCTTTTTTATACAATACGAAGGATTGAATATCGTTACTGATCCTGTATGGGCAAGTCGAATGGGCTTTCAAAAAAGAATAGGACAGCCCGGAATTCCGATTGTAGATGTTCCTCCAATCGATATTATTTTACTTTCACATGCTCATTACGATCATATGCATATTAGTTCGATTCGCCAGCTTTACCGCAGTTCTACACTGATTATCGTTCCACAAGGGCTCAAAGCCAAAATGAAGCGTAAAGGATTTGCACGTTGTCATGAAATGCAGTGGTGGGAAACGTTTAAAGTAGGCGAGATCAATATTACGTTTGTACCCACTCAGCACTGGAGTCGGCGTACATTGTTAGATACCAATACATCACACTGGGGCGGGTATATTATAGAACCTGTGCATCATCCTGTGAGTTCAGAGCAGGCGGAACATCCTACTCATCATTCTATTGAAGAGAAAGTGCCACCAACGATCTATTTTGCTGGAGATAGCGGTTATTTCCCGGGGTTCACTGAAATTGGTAAACGCTACAAGATTCATATTACATTGATGCCGATAGGAGCCTATGAACCTGAATGGTTTATGAGCTCTCAACATACGACACCAGAAGAAGCAATTCGTGCTTTTTGCGATGTACAAGCTGAGACGATGATACCGATGCATTACGGTACATTCCGTCTGGCTGACGATACTGCCCGCGAAGCATTAGATCGATTAGAAGCAGAACGACAACGTCTGGAGATCGCTGAAGAACGTATTCGTGTACTGGCTCATGGCGAGACTCTAATTGTGCATGGTAATGCTCAGTCTAAGCTATAA
- a CDS encoding ABC transporter ATP-binding protein — MDVNDITFSYDRRIDRLHQVNAQIQQGKITTIIGPNGCGKSTLLHVMSNNAVPRLGQVILDGKQVAQYKPKELARKLAVVHQQNEAPADLTIEKLVSFGRLPHRTLFSSSQEEDEQAIEWALDCTNLQSKRFSTLDQLSGGEQQRVWIAMALAQRTPILFLDEPTTYLDMYYQLEIMELIHDLNEQHQLTIVMVLHDINQAIRYSHHLIAMKAGSIVASGLPTDMITTDLIRDIYGVEVLVRRDLEAGLHLIPIGIGQ; from the coding sequence ATGGACGTTAACGATATTACTTTTTCGTATGATCGTCGTATTGATCGACTACATCAAGTGAATGCTCAGATTCAGCAGGGTAAAATCACTACGATTATTGGGCCTAATGGATGTGGCAAGTCTACATTACTGCATGTGATGTCGAACAATGCTGTACCCCGTCTCGGGCAAGTGATACTGGATGGCAAGCAAGTTGCTCAGTACAAACCCAAAGAATTAGCACGCAAATTAGCTGTAGTGCATCAGCAAAATGAAGCACCGGCAGATCTTACGATCGAAAAGTTAGTTAGCTTCGGTCGATTACCACACCGTACATTATTTAGCAGTTCTCAAGAAGAAGATGAACAAGCGATCGAGTGGGCGCTAGACTGTACGAATTTACAAAGTAAAAGGTTCAGTACACTTGATCAATTATCTGGTGGCGAACAGCAACGGGTCTGGATTGCTATGGCACTTGCACAGCGAACACCGATTCTTTTTCTCGATGAACCAACGACCTATTTGGATATGTATTATCAATTAGAAATTATGGAATTGATTCACGATCTCAATGAACAACATCAACTGACGATTGTGATGGTATTACATGATATCAATCAAGCGATTCGGTACAGCCATCATCTGATTGCAATGAAAGCAGGTTCGATTGTCGCCAGTGGATTGCCAACAGATATGATCACTACCGATCTTATTCGTGATATTTATGGAGTCGAAGTGCTTGTTAGACGCGATCTTGAAGCAGGTCTGCATCTAATTCCGATAGGGATAGGGCAGTAA
- a CDS encoding FecCD family ABC transporter permease gives MITKPSTEYAQQETEYNVSHQPVYSRQNRKRLWSFIVVCLLLIDVVLFSAMTGSLKVGAWQLVQGLWTGTDNQVNVVRDLRLPRIIVAMMAGAALAVAGVLLQAVMKNPLADSGVIGISSGAALVSLIAVTVFPTLYFWMPLFSFFGGALACLMVYGFSWKSGLHPIRLILIGVAVNAIFSGLGQSFNYRGSYAVTSINQVTTSTLAMKKWVDVEIILMYGGLGLILAMLVYSWCNFLALQEKTAKNLGLHVTRARLIISVIAVILAATATAIAGVIVFIGLLIPHIARQLVGSDHKWLIPFSAVAGALLLLLADTLGRTVLAPNEIPASIIMAVIGGPFLIFLITRSDRIYGR, from the coding sequence ATGATAACTAAACCATCTACTGAATATGCGCAACAAGAAACTGAATATAATGTATCTCACCAACCTGTGTATTCTCGTCAAAACCGCAAACGACTATGGAGCTTTATTGTCGTATGTTTACTACTGATCGATGTTGTTTTATTTTCAGCAATGACCGGTAGTCTTAAAGTAGGGGCATGGCAATTAGTACAAGGTCTATGGACAGGTACTGATAATCAGGTCAATGTAGTTCGAGATTTGCGTCTGCCTCGCATTATTGTAGCGATGATGGCAGGAGCGGCACTGGCAGTAGCAGGGGTTTTGCTACAAGCTGTGATGAAGAATCCGTTAGCCGATTCTGGTGTGATCGGAATATCTTCTGGAGCGGCTTTGGTGTCTTTGATTGCTGTGACTGTATTTCCAACGTTATATTTCTGGATGCCTTTGTTTTCGTTTTTTGGCGGTGCGCTGGCATGTCTAATGGTGTATGGATTTTCATGGAAATCTGGACTGCATCCGATTCGCTTAATATTAATCGGTGTAGCGGTTAATGCGATCTTTTCAGGGCTGGGGCAATCATTTAATTATCGGGGAAGTTATGCAGTCACCAGTATTAATCAGGTGACAACCTCTACATTAGCGATGAAAAAGTGGGTCGATGTTGAGATTATTTTGATGTATGGTGGACTCGGGCTGATTCTAGCAATGCTTGTTTACTCATGGTGTAACTTTCTAGCGTTACAAGAAAAAACAGCCAAAAACTTAGGTCTGCATGTGACTCGTGCACGGCTTATCATTTCAGTGATTGCTGTTATTTTGGCGGCGACAGCAACAGCTATTGCCGGAGTGATTGTATTTATCGGACTATTGATTCCTCATATTGCAAGGCAACTTGTAGGATCAGATCATAAATGGTTGATTCCTTTTTCAGCAGTGGCAGGAGCCTTATTATTACTGCTAGCAGATACACTAGGTCGAACCGTACTGGCTCCTAATGAAATTCCAGCTTCGATTATTATGGCCGTCATTGGCGGCCCTTTTCTGATTTTCCTCATTACAAGGAGTGACCGTATCTATGGACGTTAA
- the isdE gene encoding heme ABC transporter substrate-binding protein IsdE, translating into MNVKYTAWLLVIVLVLAGCSTGARAEQSTSANPSATDSASSARIVATTVAITEIMSALDLPLVGKPTSTKTLPEQYKDIPDVGNPMSPDMEKVLSLQPTDVLSVTTLQYDLEPKFKDLNMNAEFLNFESLQKMENEILKMGTKFDRVAKAKEITGQLDAKVAAIKKATAGKKSPKVLILLGVPGSYLVATEHSYIGDLVKIAGGTNIVQGESVEYLASNTEYLQKSNPDIILRAAHGMPEEVVKMFDEDFKSNDIWKHFNAVKTGQVYDLPEPLFGTTASLSAPQAFDELLKMMYASS; encoded by the coding sequence GTGAATGTAAAATATACAGCATGGTTGTTGGTCATTGTTCTTGTATTAGCCGGGTGTTCAACAGGTGCTAGAGCAGAACAATCTACATCCGCTAATCCATCTGCAACCGATTCAGCTTCATCTGCACGAATTGTCGCTACCACTGTAGCCATTACCGAAATTATGTCTGCGTTAGATCTTCCTTTAGTCGGTAAACCAACCAGTACCAAAACATTACCTGAACAATATAAAGATATTCCAGATGTCGGTAACCCGATGAGCCCTGATATGGAAAAAGTATTATCTCTACAACCGACAGATGTATTGTCTGTAACTACGCTTCAATATGATCTTGAACCCAAATTCAAAGATTTAAATATGAATGCTGAATTTTTAAATTTTGAAAGTCTGCAAAAAATGGAAAATGAAATTTTGAAAATGGGAACCAAATTTGATCGCGTAGCTAAAGCTAAAGAAATTACAGGTCAGCTAGATGCCAAAGTAGCCGCAATAAAAAAGGCAACCGCAGGCAAAAAATCACCTAAAGTATTAATTCTTCTCGGCGTACCGGGCAGTTATTTAGTAGCTACCGAACATTCGTATATTGGTGATCTAGTCAAAATTGCAGGCGGAACCAATATTGTACAAGGAGAAAGTGTAGAATATTTAGCTTCAAATACTGAATATCTGCAAAAGTCTAATCCAGACATTATTTTGCGTGCTGCTCATGGTATGCCAGAAGAAGTCGTGAAGATGTTTGACGAAGATTTCAAAAGTAATGATATCTGGAAGCATTTTAATGCAGTTAAAACAGGGCAAGTGTATGATCTGCCTGAACCATTATTTGGCACGACTGCAAGTCTTTCTGCTCCACAAGCTTTTGATGAATTATTGAAAATGATGTACGCTTCCTCCTAA
- a CDS encoding NEAT domain-containing protein, with protein MKRQFRTYLIVCTVFLMMLSLVSPTLSAVFAEETSPSSSSTSGSSVTDDTYSSSGATSEATSPATTPATEKPLFTVQSSQNSVTTATYDTYADGEYTIAYQVTRTNASGKVVASNIFKYPSNAKTPGQMIIKDGQYHFLFASENAYLFTQFKATENDQTQDAKVTLDDGSTTKGTVAFDVYDMSKEINIAYTFNGSSYNERLTLDPSTLKVIDKTPPVIPVEPATGTETSIVYTVLKDGTNETSMMDSYLQKPATLITNGTKKYIQLTLNQSSWIKALQTDIDKDGTYTDVGLISANETANTRLVQFEADSLSQTNPVINAKVHVVMPAGTIPNMGAYDQWYTVQFNFDKASIPLSLPDGQYSLKVATLKEKTDDPSSMAAYFGNPATLVAKDGKYQVIMNIIKDSSVITSFQTEYNGALTETSIVSTDSTANTRVVTFPIANLESIVKAQVHIKTAYAGSVYEADYPIRFKWDTNSIGPVVLPVPDQTTPINYQVFKNNSSEISVMDDYVEKPATFIIKDEKKYIQLTLKNSAWIKSLQVDGNGGKNYTDVTIISTDVAKNTRVIQFEAEHLSKTNPVLNAYTHVVVPPEVTPDYDHYYTVQFKFDSTQLPEPTIPTVPTPVALDNGTYSIPMSTLKSTSDAVSTMGSYFDSKVTLTAVDGNYQATLKVIKDSSVITAFKTEQKGTLTDTQIVSEDKINNTRIVTFPVTDPSRPLNAQVHIKTAYAGSVYEADYAIRLQFDLDKMTVIPTTPEEPTTPTVPTNPSEVADGKYSANFVAYKFKEKDVSVMNGYVLHPATVIKRSGKLYVQITLKESDWIKTFKVGGSDAQVISASGNQRIVQFAVKDLSETIVVNTHVVVPGLEIGGVTYDHTYNVDFKFGPLGPYEEPKASTTSTPVIPLDYDKLSNGKYKMPFQVLVPNSSSDAVSPVQRFLSKDEPAQFVVEGDQRYVIVTLQDAKEVKALRVSNNGVYTDAEVTATDEQANTKTVRFSVADFKKNIAAQLVTSSGVSIASTPTDSDNKNETVYDFEFKFDTAKVTKDTTETTTTVEKGTNTIEDGEYTAQYRILQNGSEQDSVLADYVDQTAQLTAKNGKVYATITIKNSQVVPTFQTDFEGKYTDPTIVANTATDNARTITFEVPNLDQKLSIFSQVSIPDRYMNNEKMGGQIIFDRNTLKANGIEETVTAPAQDTQPTVSTPSHPTTEVTEPQATTEQKYTIAYKVYKDQSNELSVMNDYVNKKATLIEKDGKTFAQITLDKSSWMPVLQVKQNGTLQDVEVISTSGDQRVVQFEVGDLSQKISAYTHVIVPGLVIGGVAYDHWYTVQFQFDLASKKEQ; from the coding sequence TTGAAAAGGCAATTTAGAACTTATTTGATCGTATGTACTGTATTTTTGATGATGTTATCGTTGGTATCTCCGACGTTATCGGCTGTTTTTGCAGAAGAGACAAGCCCTTCATCAAGCAGTACTTCAGGATCAAGTGTAACTGACGATACGTATTCTTCTTCAGGCGCAACGTCTGAAGCAACAAGTCCGGCAACAACCCCTGCTACAGAAAAGCCATTATTTACAGTACAATCGAGTCAAAATTCAGTCACTACCGCTACATATGACACTTATGCAGACGGTGAATACACTATTGCTTACCAAGTGACGCGCACGAATGCTTCTGGAAAAGTAGTTGCTTCTAATATATTTAAATATCCTTCCAATGCGAAGACTCCAGGACAAATGATTATCAAAGATGGTCAATATCATTTCTTATTTGCAAGCGAAAATGCCTATTTATTTACCCAATTCAAAGCTACTGAGAACGATCAGACTCAAGATGCCAAAGTAACTTTAGATGATGGAAGTACGACTAAAGGGACAGTTGCTTTTGATGTATATGACATGTCCAAAGAAATCAATATTGCTTATACATTTAACGGATCTTCTTATAATGAACGGTTAACACTTGATCCTTCCACTTTGAAAGTTATAGACAAAACACCGCCTGTTATCCCAGTTGAACCTGCGACAGGAACGGAAACTTCTATTGTATATACAGTATTAAAAGATGGAACAAATGAAACATCGATGATGGATAGCTATTTGCAAAAGCCAGCTACATTAATCACCAATGGAACCAAAAAGTATATTCAACTGACATTGAATCAGAGCAGTTGGATCAAAGCATTACAGACAGATATCGATAAAGATGGAACCTATACGGATGTAGGATTGATCTCTGCAAACGAAACAGCCAATACACGTCTAGTGCAGTTTGAAGCTGATTCATTATCCCAAACGAATCCGGTTATTAATGCCAAAGTGCATGTTGTAATGCCAGCAGGTACGATTCCAAATATGGGAGCCTATGATCAATGGTATACGGTTCAATTTAATTTTGACAAAGCTTCGATTCCATTATCGTTACCCGATGGGCAGTATAGTCTCAAGGTTGCGACATTAAAAGAAAAAACAGATGATCCTTCGTCAATGGCTGCCTATTTTGGTAATCCAGCAACACTAGTAGCTAAAGATGGTAAGTACCAAGTCATAATGAATATTATCAAAGATAGTTCAGTGATTACTTCTTTTCAAACAGAATACAATGGAGCATTGACCGAGACGAGTATCGTCAGTACAGACTCCACAGCGAACACGCGAGTCGTTACATTCCCGATCGCTAATCTAGAATCGATAGTCAAAGCCCAAGTGCATATCAAAACAGCATATGCAGGTTCAGTGTATGAAGCTGATTATCCAATTCGTTTTAAATGGGATACAAACAGTATTGGCCCAGTAGTCCTGCCTGTTCCAGATCAAACGACTCCAATTAATTATCAAGTATTCAAAAACAATAGTAGCGAAATATCAGTCATGGATGACTATGTAGAAAAACCAGCTACATTCATTATTAAAGATGAGAAAAAGTATATCCAACTTACACTTAAAAATAGTGCTTGGATCAAGTCATTACAAGTCGACGGCAACGGTGGGAAAAATTATACCGATGTGACTATTATTTCGACGGATGTAGCAAAAAATACGAGAGTCATTCAATTTGAAGCAGAACATTTATCCAAAACGAATCCTGTTTTAAATGCTTATACACATGTAGTGGTTCCACCCGAAGTTACACCTGATTATGATCATTACTATACGGTTCAATTCAAATTCGACAGTACGCAATTACCAGAACCGACAATACCAACAGTGCCTACACCTGTAGCACTGGACAATGGAACGTATAGTATTCCGATGTCTACGTTAAAATCAACATCAGATGCGGTATCGACAATGGGTAGTTATTTCGATTCCAAAGTGACATTGACCGCAGTCGATGGTAACTATCAAGCTACGCTAAAAGTGATTAAAGATAGTTCAGTAATTACGGCTTTTAAAACAGAACAAAAAGGTACGCTTACAGATACTCAAATCGTTAGCGAAGATAAGATCAACAACACAAGAATCGTTACATTCCCTGTGACTGATCCGAGCCGTCCACTAAATGCTCAAGTGCATATCAAAACAGCATATGCAGGCTCTGTATATGAAGCTGATTATGCTATTCGTCTTCAATTCGATCTAGATAAGATGACAGTGATTCCTACTACGCCAGAAGAGCCAACTACACCAACAGTACCTACGAATCCGAGTGAAGTGGCAGACGGAAAATATAGTGCTAACTTTGTAGCTTATAAATTTAAAGAAAAAGACGTATCGGTGATGAATGGATATGTATTACATCCAGCAACCGTCATCAAACGTTCAGGTAAGCTATATGTGCAAATCACTTTAAAAGAAAGCGATTGGATCAAAACATTTAAAGTAGGCGGAAGTGATGCGCAAGTCATTTCGGCAAGTGGTAATCAACGTATAGTTCAATTTGCAGTGAAAGACTTGTCAGAGACGATCGTTGTTAATACACATGTTGTTGTACCCGGACTTGAAATTGGTGGAGTCACTTATGATCATACGTACAATGTTGATTTCAAATTTGGCCCGCTAGGACCGTATGAAGAACCAAAAGCATCCACCACATCTACGCCAGTTATTCCATTGGATTACGATAAATTAAGCAATGGTAAGTACAAAATGCCTTTCCAGGTTCTTGTACCTAATTCATCTTCAGATGCAGTGTCTCCTGTGCAACGTTTTCTATCTAAAGATGAACCTGCTCAATTCGTGGTTGAAGGAGATCAACGGTATGTGATCGTAACTCTTCAAGATGCCAAAGAAGTAAAAGCATTACGTGTTAGCAATAATGGAGTCTATACAGATGCAGAAGTAACAGCAACCGATGAGCAAGCCAACACCAAAACAGTACGTTTCAGTGTAGCTGATTTTAAAAAGAATATTGCTGCGCAATTAGTCACAAGCAGTGGAGTGAGTATAGCGAGTACTCCGACAGATAGTGACAATAAGAACGAGACAGTCTATGATTTTGAATTTAAATTTGATACTGCCAAAGTCACCAAAGATACAACCGAGACGACCACAACAGTAGAAAAAGGAACCAATACCATCGAAGATGGTGAGTATACCGCTCAATATCGCATTTTACAAAATGGTAGTGAACAAGATTCTGTACTGGCTGATTATGTAGATCAGACGGCTCAACTGACAGCGAAAAATGGCAAAGTCTATGCCACGATTACGATCAAAAATAGTCAGGTTGTACCTACATTCCAGACTGATTTCGAAGGGAAATATACCGATCCAACGATTGTGGCAAATACAGCAACAGACAACGCTCGTACGATTACGTTTGAAGTGCCTAATCTGGATCAAAAGCTAAGTATTTTCAGTCAAGTGTCTATTCCAGATCGTTATATGAACAATGAGAAAATGGGCGGACAAATTATATTTGATCGCAATACACTCAAAGCAAATGGAATCGAAGAAACAGTAACAGCACCTGCTCAAGACACACAACCAACAGTATCAACACCAAGCCATCCGACAACAGAAGTAACAGAACCACAAGCTACAACAGAACAAAAATACACGATTGCTTATAAAGTATACAAAGATCAAAGTAACGAACTATCAGTGATGAATGACTATGTAAACAAAAAAGCGACCTTAATCGAAAAAGACGGTAAAACATTTGCTCAAATTACACTGGATAAAAGTAGCTGGATGCCGGTATTGCAAGTGAAGCAAAACGGTACTTTGCAAGATGTTGAAGTGATCTCAACATCAGGCGATCAGCGTGTAGTGCAATTTGAAGTAGGTGATTTATCTCAAAAAATCAGTGCATACACCCATGTGATTGTGCCTGGATTAGTTATCGGCGGTGTCGCTTATGATCACTGGTACACCGTACAATTCCAGTTTGATCTAGCAAGCAAAAAAGAGCAGTAA